In the Novosphingobium sp. 9 genome, one interval contains:
- the topA gene encoding type I DNA topoisomerase, protein MQLVIVESPAKAKTIEKYLGKDYRVLASYGHVRDLPPKDGSVRPDEDFAMDWELYGDKQKQVKAIADLAKEADRLILATDPDREGEAISWHVQELLRKRRVLPKDVQRVTFNAITKDTVTKAMTQPRELDQDLIDAYLARRALDYLFGFTLSPVLWRKLPGAKSAGRVQSVALRLIVDREREIEAFKPQEYWSVAAQMAHDGSDFTAKLVTFEGQKLDRLSIGDEGTAMRAKLAVEQGAFKVEGVETKPHRRNPQPPFTTSTLQQEAARKLGFSASQTMRVAQTLYEAGAITYMRTDGVQMDPSAISAARAAISDRFSGHYLPEKPRHYETKAKNAQEAHEAIRPTDFIKDRHGSGDEARLYDLIFKRAMASQMASAALERTTVTLRDGTGRNELRASGQVVKFPGFLAVYEEGQDNKSDDDDSGLLPFMKAGDMPAKKDVVAEQHFTQPPPRFSEASLVKRLEELGIGRPSTYAATIQVLKDRSYVRTEKNRFFAEETGRLLTSFLERFFDRYVAYEFTAGMEDELDDVSGGRQEWKALLEAFWRDFKPKSDEVMEKKPSEVTEALDEFLSDYLFPANADGSDPRVCPKCGDGRLSLRGGRYGAFVACSNYPECKFTRKFAQPGGAEGEGEEEGLGKDPETDLEVLRKVGRFGPYIQLGEGKEAKRASIPKDIDELTLEWALKLLSLPRTVGEHPESGKEITASIGRYGPYLAHDGKYARLRNTAEVFETGMNAAVAMLADAANRGGRGTRAKAEPIKVLGAHPTSGGEMQVLAGRYGPYVTDGTTNATLPRDQKPEDLSAEQAVALIDAKVAKGPSTKKKAPPKKKAPAKAAVAKKPSTAKKSPAKVKAPAKAKTAKAAAEAE, encoded by the coding sequence GTGCAGCTAGTCATCGTCGAATCTCCGGCCAAGGCCAAGACCATCGAGAAGTACCTGGGCAAGGATTACCGGGTGCTCGCCAGCTATGGCCACGTCCGCGATCTGCCGCCCAAGGACGGCTCCGTTCGTCCGGACGAGGATTTCGCGATGGACTGGGAGCTTTACGGCGATAAGCAAAAGCAGGTGAAGGCCATCGCGGATCTCGCGAAGGAGGCCGACCGCCTGATCCTCGCGACTGACCCTGATCGCGAGGGAGAGGCGATTTCGTGGCATGTGCAGGAACTGCTGCGCAAGCGTCGCGTGCTGCCCAAGGACGTGCAGCGCGTCACTTTCAACGCGATAACCAAGGATACCGTGACGAAGGCCATGACCCAGCCGCGTGAGCTGGATCAGGACCTGATCGACGCCTATCTTGCGCGCCGTGCGCTGGACTATCTGTTCGGCTTCACGCTTTCGCCGGTGCTGTGGCGCAAGCTGCCCGGTGCCAAGTCGGCGGGCCGTGTGCAGTCGGTCGCGCTTCGCCTGATCGTCGATCGCGAGCGTGAGATCGAGGCGTTCAAGCCGCAGGAATACTGGTCGGTCGCGGCGCAGATGGCGCATGACGGATCGGATTTCACCGCGAAGCTGGTGACGTTCGAGGGGCAGAAGCTCGATCGCCTCAGCATTGGCGATGAAGGCACCGCGATGCGGGCCAAGCTGGCCGTCGAGCAGGGTGCTTTCAAGGTCGAAGGGGTTGAGACCAAGCCGCACCGCCGCAATCCGCAGCCGCCGTTCACGACGTCGACGCTGCAGCAGGAAGCGGCGCGCAAGCTCGGGTTCTCGGCCAGCCAGACGATGCGGGTGGCGCAGACGCTCTATGAGGCAGGCGCCATCACCTACATGCGTACCGACGGTGTGCAGATGGACCCCAGCGCCATCTCTGCCGCGCGTGCGGCGATTTCGGACCGCTTCTCGGGCCATTACCTCCCCGAAAAGCCACGCCATTACGAGACCAAGGCGAAGAACGCGCAGGAAGCGCACGAAGCCATCCGCCCGACCGACTTCATCAAGGACCGTCATGGTTCGGGTGACGAGGCGCGGCTTTATGACCTTATCTTCAAGCGGGCGATGGCCAGCCAGATGGCGTCCGCGGCATTGGAGCGCACGACGGTAACGCTGCGTGACGGCACGGGGCGCAACGAATTGCGGGCGTCCGGACAGGTGGTGAAATTCCCCGGCTTCCTTGCGGTGTACGAGGAAGGGCAGGACAACAAGTCCGACGATGACGATTCGGGCCTTCTGCCGTTCATGAAGGCGGGCGACATGCCGGCCAAGAAGGACGTTGTCGCCGAACAGCACTTCACGCAGCCGCCGCCGCGTTTCTCCGAGGCCAGTCTGGTGAAGCGCCTCGAAGAGCTGGGGATCGGCCGCCCATCGACTTACGCGGCAACCATTCAGGTGCTCAAGGACCGCTCCTACGTCCGTACCGAGAAGAACCGTTTCTTTGCCGAAGAAACCGGGCGCTTGCTGACCTCCTTCCTTGAGCGGTTCTTCGATCGCTACGTGGCCTATGAGTTCACCGCCGGGATGGAGGATGAACTCGATGACGTCTCGGGGGGACGTCAGGAGTGGAAGGCGCTGCTCGAAGCGTTCTGGCGCGATTTCAAGCCGAAGTCGGATGAGGTCATGGAGAAGAAGCCTTCGGAAGTGACCGAGGCGCTGGACGAGTTTCTCTCCGATTATCTGTTCCCGGCCAATGCGGATGGTTCCGATCCGCGTGTCTGCCCCAAGTGTGGCGACGGACGCCTGAGCCTGCGTGGTGGCCGTTATGGCGCTTTCGTGGCGTGCTCGAACTATCCCGAATGCAAGTTCACCCGCAAGTTCGCGCAGCCTGGTGGCGCCGAGGGCGAAGGCGAAGAGGAAGGGCTCGGCAAGGACCCCGAGACCGATCTGGAAGTGTTGCGCAAGGTCGGGCGTTTCGGCCCGTATATCCAGCTTGGCGAGGGCAAGGAGGCAAAGCGCGCTTCCATTCCCAAGGACATTGACGAACTGACGCTGGAGTGGGCGCTCAAGCTGCTCAGCCTGCCGCGAACTGTTGGCGAACATCCCGAAAGCGGCAAGGAGATCACGGCGAGCATCGGTCGATATGGCCCTTATCTCGCACATGACGGCAAGTATGCGCGCCTGCGTAATACGGCAGAAGTGTTCGAGACCGGTATGAACGCTGCCGTTGCGATGCTGGCCGATGCGGCCAATCGTGGCGGACGCGGAACGCGGGCCAAGGCTGAGCCGATCAAGGTTCTCGGGGCACACCCCACCAGCGGCGGGGAAATGCAGGTTCTGGCGGGGCGCTATGGGCCCTATGTGACCGATGGCACGACAAACGCCACCCTTCCGCGCGATCAGAAGCCGGAAGACCTCAGTGCCGAACAGGCTGTGGCTCTGATTGACGCGAAGGTCGCGAAGGGCCCTTCAACCAAGAAAAAGGCACCACCCAAGAAAAAGGCGCCTGCTAAGGCTGCAGTGGCGAAAAAGCCCTCCACAGCAAAGAAGAGTCCGGCAAAGGTTAAGGCTCCGGCGAAGGCAAAGACGGCCAAGGCTGCAGCTGAGGCTGAATGA
- the dprA gene encoding DNA-processing protein DprA: MSTTEAISQDEAFSRIRLLRSPHIGPVSYIQLLRRFGSGAAALEALPELAGRAGRKYVAASIGRVQDEIAAMRKSGARYLFHDSQDYPEALQTSDGAPPILTWRGDIGQAHKPCVAIVGARNASAAALRLARELALELSEAGFVVVSGLARGIDGAAHRGALAATCGAGTVGVIASGIDVSYPPEHADLQEQIALEGLLLAEQPCGTEPLARHFPTRNRIIASLCSGTVVVEAAPKSGSLITARLAGEMGREVMAIPGSPLDPRSQGCNQLIRDGAILVQNAGDVMELLRDFSGRPRGVVREPETVWTTMDENEGRGLGDNHASSSVNALLGGAPVAIDELIRQSGANAGDVQMALLELELAGRLVRHAGGRVSLLDS; the protein is encoded by the coding sequence ATGAGCACGACCGAGGCTATCTCGCAGGACGAAGCTTTCTCTCGTATTCGCCTGCTGAGGTCGCCTCATATCGGGCCGGTTTCCTATATCCAGCTATTGCGCCGCTTTGGTTCGGGCGCTGCGGCGCTGGAGGCTCTTCCTGAACTTGCCGGACGAGCAGGACGCAAATATGTCGCGGCGTCGATCGGGCGCGTGCAGGACGAAATTGCGGCCATGCGCAAGTCCGGCGCGCGATATCTGTTTCATGATTCGCAAGACTACCCCGAAGCGCTGCAGACAAGCGATGGCGCGCCGCCGATCCTGACCTGGAGAGGAGATATTGGGCAGGCTCATAAGCCTTGTGTCGCGATTGTCGGTGCGCGCAACGCCTCGGCGGCGGCATTGCGGCTGGCGCGTGAATTGGCACTGGAGCTTTCCGAGGCGGGCTTTGTTGTCGTGTCAGGTCTGGCGCGCGGGATTGACGGCGCCGCGCATCGGGGCGCGCTTGCAGCAACCTGCGGCGCGGGCACCGTCGGTGTGATCGCCTCGGGGATCGACGTGTCCTATCCCCCCGAGCACGCCGATCTTCAGGAACAGATTGCGCTGGAGGGCTTGCTGCTGGCCGAACAGCCCTGCGGCACGGAGCCGCTTGCCAGGCATTTCCCGACGCGAAACCGCATCATCGCCAGTTTGTGTTCCGGCACTGTCGTTGTGGAAGCCGCCCCGAAATCCGGATCACTCATTACCGCCAGACTTGCTGGCGAAATGGGGCGGGAAGTGATGGCGATACCGGGCTCACCGCTCGATCCGCGCTCTCAGGGATGTAACCAGTTGATCCGCGACGGCGCTATTCTGGTACAGAATGCGGGCGACGTGATGGAACTCTTGCGTGACTTTTCAGGAAGGCCTCGTGGCGTAGTTCGCGAGCCGGAAACAGTCTGGACGACGATGGATGAGAATGAGGGGAGAGGGCTTGGCGATAACCATGCATCGTCATCGGTAAATGCACTGCTGGGCGGAGCACCGGTGGCTATCGACGAACTGATCCGTCAATCGGGAGCGAATGCGGGCGACGTGCAAATGGCTCTGCTCGAACTTGAACTGGCGGGCCGCCTTGTGCGGCATGCCGGAGGGCGTGTCAGCCTGCTGGATTCCTGA
- the plsY gene encoding glycerol-3-phosphate 1-O-acyltransferase PlsY: protein MQWILPLLLGYALGSVPFGLLLTRVFGAGDLRAIGSGNIGATNVLRTGRKGLAAATLVLDLLKGLVAVLLAGAIWPEMSSPEATSIAAIGAFVGHCFPVWLRFRGGKGVATTAGIGFALGWPIGLAYAVTWIGLLVLVRISSIAGMSAAVVAPLVAFGTGHREYGIVLAVIAVLVLFQHRENISRLLSGTEPKIGSGKKA from the coding sequence ATGCAATGGATTCTCCCTTTACTGCTGGGCTACGCCCTGGGTTCGGTTCCCTTCGGTCTGCTGTTGACCCGCGTCTTTGGTGCAGGTGATCTTCGCGCCATCGGCTCGGGGAATATCGGTGCCACCAACGTTCTTCGCACGGGGCGCAAGGGCCTTGCCGCGGCAACACTTGTTCTGGATCTTCTCAAAGGCCTTGTCGCGGTTCTGCTTGCTGGTGCCATCTGGCCGGAAATGAGCAGTCCGGAGGCCACCAGTATTGCGGCAATCGGGGCATTCGTCGGTCACTGCTTTCCGGTCTGGTTGCGCTTTCGGGGCGGAAAGGGCGTGGCCACGACGGCAGGCATCGGATTTGCGCTTGGCTGGCCAATCGGGCTTGCTTATGCGGTGACGTGGATCGGCTTGCTGGTGCTCGTGCGGATTTCCTCGATTGCGGGAATGAGTGCAGCCGTTGTTGCGCCGCTTGTCGCGTTCGGAACCGGCCATCGGGAGTACGGGATAGTGCTCGCCGTAATCGCCGTCCTTGTCCTTTTTCAGCACCGTGAGAACATTTCTCGCCTGCTATCCGGTACAGAGCCAAAAATCGGTAGCGGCAAGAAGGCATGA
- the murI gene encoding glutamate racemase, producing MPAPSENHPGTALSLAKGDSAPSVQTDDILHQPATLGVDPSAPILLFDSGVGGLTVLDAVRRKLPDAPLLYAADTAGLPYGTKTESQIAARVAGLLGRMTERFQPRLVCIACNTASTIALGMVREVLEVPIVGTVPAIKPAAAMTRSGVIGLLGTQATIRQNYIDRLEQEFAFGKRLLRHGAPALVAAAEAKLRGEPVNMADVEAAVTALRDQPGGDEMDTIILACTHFPLLQPELREICGESMRFVDGASGIADQIARLTSGQAFQRIRPDRAVFTAPPTDIKAYAATLERYNLAGIDVL from the coding sequence ATGCCAGCACCATCTGAAAATCATCCCGGCACAGCCCTTTCCCTAGCCAAGGGCGATTCCGCTCCATCGGTACAAACGGATGATATTCTTCATCAGCCCGCGACTCTGGGTGTTGATCCTTCAGCTCCGATCCTGCTTTTCGATTCGGGGGTTGGCGGTCTGACAGTGCTCGACGCCGTGCGTCGCAAGCTGCCTGACGCTCCCCTGTTGTATGCAGCGGATACGGCGGGCCTTCCATATGGCACAAAGACTGAATCCCAGATCGCCGCACGCGTTGCAGGATTACTGGGGCGGATGACCGAGCGGTTCCAGCCCCGCCTTGTCTGCATCGCATGCAATACCGCCTCGACCATTGCTCTGGGCATGGTGCGCGAAGTACTGGAAGTGCCCATTGTCGGGACAGTACCTGCCATCAAACCGGCAGCTGCGATGACACGCAGCGGTGTGATCGGCCTGCTCGGCACACAAGCAACCATTCGACAAAATTACATAGACAGGTTGGAGCAGGAATTCGCATTCGGCAAACGCCTGCTGCGGCATGGAGCGCCTGCTTTGGTTGCCGCAGCAGAAGCGAAACTTCGCGGCGAACCGGTGAACATGGCTGACGTTGAGGCTGCCGTTACAGCGCTACGGGACCAACCCGGTGGCGACGAGATGGACACGATTATCCTCGCGTGTACGCATTTCCCGCTGCTGCAACCCGAGCTACGGGAAATATGCGGGGAGAGCATGCGATTCGTCGACGGAGCTTCCGGCATCGCCGACCAGATCGCAAGGCTGACAAGCGGTCAGGCTTTTCAGCGCATCCGTCCTGATCGAGCCGTGTTCACGGCTCCGCCAACCGATATCAAGGCGTACGCAGCCACGCTGGAGCGCTATAACCTCGCCGGGATCGACGTACTTTGA
- the hemA gene encoding 5-aminolevulinate synthase produces the protein MNYDRIFDQAIDRLHSEGRYRVFIDILRNKGAYPNARCFAGHNGPKPITVWCSNDYLAMGQHPKVIAAMEEALHDVGAGSGGTRNIGGNTHYHIELERELADLHGKEGALLFTSGYVSNDATLSTLARLLPGCIIFSDQLNHASMIAGIRNSGCEKKVFRHNDLDHLEELLAETDPALPKLIAFESVYSMDGDIAPIHAICDLAEKYGALTYIDEVHAVGMYGPRGGGITDRDMAAHRIDLIEGTLGKAFGVMGGYIAASQRIIDCIRSYAPGFIFTTSLSPVLVAGVLASVRHLKSSSVERDGQQRSAAMMKAMFREAGLPVMDSTTHIVPLLVGDPVKAKKISDILLAEYGAYVQPINFPTVPRGTERLRFTPGPAHTEEMMRELTQALVEIWERLDMRVAA, from the coding sequence GTGAATTACGATCGGATTTTCGATCAGGCGATCGACCGACTTCATTCCGAAGGACGCTACCGCGTCTTCATCGACATCCTGCGCAACAAGGGTGCCTACCCCAATGCGCGCTGCTTCGCCGGTCATAACGGCCCGAAGCCGATCACCGTCTGGTGCTCGAACGATTATCTCGCGATGGGGCAACACCCCAAGGTAATCGCGGCGATGGAAGAAGCGCTCCACGATGTCGGCGCCGGTTCAGGCGGCACCCGCAACATTGGCGGGAACACCCACTACCATATCGAGCTTGAGCGCGAATTGGCCGACCTTCATGGCAAGGAAGGCGCACTGCTCTTCACCTCCGGCTACGTCTCGAACGATGCCACCCTGTCTACGCTCGCGCGACTGCTGCCGGGTTGCATCATCTTCTCAGACCAGCTCAATCACGCCAGCATGATCGCCGGCATTCGCAATTCCGGCTGCGAGAAAAAGGTCTTTCGTCACAATGACCTTGATCATCTCGAAGAATTGCTGGCCGAAACGGACCCGGCGCTACCCAAGCTGATTGCCTTTGAATCCGTCTATTCGATGGATGGCGACATCGCGCCAATCCATGCCATCTGCGATCTGGCCGAAAAGTACGGAGCACTGACCTACATCGATGAAGTCCATGCCGTAGGCATGTACGGGCCGCGCGGCGGCGGCATCACTGACCGAGACATGGCAGCGCACCGTATCGATCTGATCGAAGGCACGCTCGGAAAAGCCTTCGGCGTAATGGGCGGTTATATCGCAGCCAGTCAGCGCATCATCGACTGCATTCGTTCTTATGCGCCGGGGTTTATTTTCACCACATCGCTTTCCCCGGTCCTCGTGGCCGGGGTGCTCGCCTCGGTGCGCCACCTCAAGAGCTCCAGTGTCGAGCGTGACGGGCAGCAGCGTTCGGCAGCGATGATGAAGGCCATGTTCCGGGAGGCAGGCCTGCCGGTCATGGACTCGACCACACATATCGTGCCGCTGCTTGTCGGCGATCCCGTGAAGGCCAAGAAAATCAGCGACATTCTGCTCGCCGAATATGGCGCATATGTACAGCCGATCAATTTCCCGACCGTGCCTCGCGGAACCGAGCGGCTACGCTTCACGCCGGGGCCTGCGCACACGGAGGAAATGATGCGCGAACTCACCCAGGCCCTTGTCGAAATCTGGGAACGTCTGGACATGCGCGTCGCCGCATAA
- a CDS encoding NADH:flavin oxidoreductase/NADH oxidase, which translates to MAKLFEPIQVGGLKLSNRIVIAPMCQYSAQDGCMNDWHLSHLASLSHSGAAALTIEATAVTPEGRITSGDVGLYDDSCEAALGKVLASIRRWSDMPIIVQLGHAGRKASCEKPWDNGGVQIPPSTIGGWQTVAPSALPHALHENAPAPLDAKGLAKIRDAFVAAARRTEALDLDGIQLHAAHGYLLHQFLSPLSNIRSDTYGGSLENRMRFPLEVFEAVRAAFPSHKPVTVRVSASDWVENGWDIEQTIAFAKALEAVGCDGIHVSSGGLAPSQDIPVGPNYQVPLAHAVKAAVNIPVIAVGLITEPQQAESILATGDADLIAIARAALYDPRWPWHAAAALGAQVKAPPQYRRCQPHGLPDLFARA; encoded by the coding sequence ATGGCTAAGCTGTTCGAGCCAATTCAGGTTGGCGGACTCAAGCTTTCCAATCGCATCGTTATTGCCCCGATGTGCCAATATTCGGCACAGGACGGATGCATGAACGACTGGCACCTGAGCCATCTGGCCTCGCTCTCGCACTCCGGCGCAGCTGCTCTCACTATCGAGGCGACAGCTGTCACACCCGAGGGCCGGATTACCAGCGGCGATGTCGGTCTGTATGACGATAGCTGTGAAGCCGCTCTGGGAAAGGTTCTCGCCTCGATCCGGCGCTGGTCGGATATGCCCATAATCGTCCAACTCGGCCATGCCGGGCGCAAGGCCAGTTGTGAGAAGCCCTGGGATAACGGCGGCGTACAGATCCCACCGAGCACTATCGGCGGGTGGCAGACAGTGGCACCGTCAGCCCTGCCCCACGCACTCCACGAGAACGCACCAGCCCCCCTGGATGCAAAGGGCTTGGCGAAAATTCGCGATGCCTTTGTTGCCGCCGCAAGACGCACTGAAGCGCTTGATCTCGATGGAATCCAGCTCCATGCCGCGCATGGCTATCTGCTCCACCAGTTCCTGTCGCCGTTATCCAATATACGCAGCGATACCTATGGGGGCAGCCTGGAAAATCGCATGCGTTTTCCACTGGAAGTCTTTGAGGCCGTACGCGCAGCGTTCCCTTCACACAAACCCGTAACGGTTCGCGTCTCCGCATCGGACTGGGTCGAAAACGGCTGGGACATCGAACAAACCATTGCCTTCGCAAAAGCGCTCGAAGCGGTCGGCTGCGACGGTATCCACGTTTCCAGCGGCGGTCTTGCGCCCAGTCAGGACATCCCGGTAGGACCGAACTATCAGGTTCCGCTCGCACACGCTGTAAAGGCTGCCGTCAACATTCCGGTAATCGCCGTCGGCCTTATTACCGAGCCCCAGCAGGCTGAAAGTATCCTCGCGACAGGAGATGCCGATCTGATCGCGATCGCTCGCGCCGCGCTTTACGATCCCCGCTGGCCGTGGCATGCGGCCGCTGCGCTCGGAGCACAGGTCAAAGCCCCGCCCCAATACAGGCGATGCCAGCCACATGGCTTGCCAGACCTTTTTGCCCGTGCCTAA
- a CDS encoding MarR family winged helix-turn-helix transcriptional regulator, producing the protein MHNALISEKLRELHGALLEIVAMMNGAERDEMLIREAGIQLDRAQFPLLVAVDRFGPIGVGDLADRVGRDYTTVSRQLATMEERCLIVRGTNSRDRRIREARIAPAGSVMARAIDIARDRVLRQAFADWAADDLDDLVTLTCRLAEAMRRGQHEVRSD; encoded by the coding sequence ATGCATAATGCACTTATCTCCGAAAAACTTCGGGAACTTCACGGTGCCTTGCTGGAAATCGTGGCGATGATGAATGGTGCGGAGCGTGACGAGATGCTTATTCGTGAGGCTGGAATCCAGCTTGATCGCGCGCAGTTTCCGTTACTCGTGGCTGTCGATCGCTTCGGTCCGATCGGGGTCGGCGACTTGGCGGACAGGGTAGGTCGCGACTACACGACGGTCAGTCGCCAGCTGGCGACTATGGAGGAACGGTGCCTTATCGTGCGCGGAACAAATTCACGGGACCGGCGCATTCGTGAGGCGCGAATAGCGCCTGCAGGATCGGTGATGGCGCGGGCTATCGATATCGCCCGCGACCGCGTGCTGCGCCAGGCATTTGCAGACTGGGCGGCAGATGATCTCGACGATCTCGTGACTTTGACATGCCGCCTTGCTGAAGCGATGCGGCGGGGTCAACATGAGGTCAGGAGCGATTAG
- a CDS encoding zinc-binding alcohol dehydrogenase family protein: MKAAVVTSPGNPPIWDDFEAPVANEQEIIVDVVAAALSQLTRTRASGRHYSDTATSGFIAGVDGVGWSPDGKPVYFALPRTPYGAMGERVPVAHTQTIAIPAGLDPLQAAAMANPGMSSCAALRERARIQVGETVLINGATGASGSLAVRIARHLGAARVIATGRDKTLLGALGADEVIALDVTGEELETRFSRHFQEGVDIVLDYLWGPSARAALVSAARHSPKSKPVRFIQIGAIAATDIVLPAAVLRSSTIELMGSGIGSVGTDRLLASISEVFNAATARGWTVPLLPIPMTDVTRAWSTESRERIVLTL; this comes from the coding sequence ATGAAAGCAGCCGTTGTCACCAGCCCAGGAAATCCACCGATATGGGATGACTTCGAAGCTCCTGTTGCCAACGAACAAGAGATCATCGTGGATGTCGTCGCTGCGGCACTCAGCCAATTGACCCGTACGCGGGCTTCCGGTCGTCACTACAGCGACACTGCCACATCCGGCTTCATTGCCGGCGTGGACGGCGTAGGTTGGTCCCCTGACGGCAAGCCGGTATACTTTGCGCTCCCCCGTACACCTTACGGCGCGATGGGCGAACGCGTTCCGGTAGCGCACACGCAGACAATCGCCATTCCGGCTGGTCTCGATCCCCTACAGGCGGCCGCAATGGCAAATCCCGGTATGTCTTCATGCGCCGCATTACGTGAGCGCGCCAGGATCCAGGTTGGAGAAACCGTCCTCATCAATGGCGCAACCGGAGCATCGGGAAGCCTGGCGGTTCGCATCGCCCGCCACCTTGGCGCCGCTCGCGTCATTGCTACAGGGCGCGACAAAACCTTGCTCGGAGCGCTCGGGGCTGACGAAGTGATCGCTTTGGATGTTACCGGAGAAGAACTGGAAACGCGATTTTCCAGACACTTCCAGGAAGGCGTAGATATCGTGCTCGACTATCTCTGGGGACCGAGCGCCCGCGCTGCCCTGGTTTCCGCCGCAAGACATTCTCCCAAAAGCAAGCCCGTGCGATTTATTCAGATCGGCGCGATAGCCGCTACCGATATTGTTCTGCCAGCAGCCGTCCTGCGATCGAGTACCATCGAACTGATGGGGAGCGGAATTGGAAGCGTAGGAACGGATCGCTTGCTCGCCTCCATCTCGGAGGTCTTCAACGCCGCCACCGCAAGAGGCTGGACAGTTCCGCTCCTGCCAATACCTATGACAGATGTAACAAGGGCGTGGTCAACCGAAAGCCGCGAACGGATTGTTCTGACACTTTGA
- a CDS encoding type III PLP-dependent enzyme, with product MHIFPDASAVARELAPDEPVIVNRPHAAARAARFFATKFPGKSLYAVKANPSPDLVQILWDNGITHYDTASIAEIRMVRSVLPDATLCFMHPVKTASAIREAYFTHNVRTFSLDTQEELEKILEATAAQDGSFAKDLRLCVRLRVSSEYSELSLASKFGIDLADAGELLQSTRQVADWLGVCFHVGSQAMTPFAYVQALERARAAIADAGVVIDMIDVGGGFPSSYPGMEPPPLEDYFAIIHRHFEALPIAYNAELWCEPGRALSAEYNSLIVKVEKRRGDELFINDGAYGALYDAAHVAWRFPVRHIARKAGDVEAALDATDLKDFSFYGPTCDDADFMEGPFVLPAGIKAGDWIEVGMLGAYGAAMRTAFNGFGQGDVVVTTDEPMASLYTGRPDPRVSDNVVSLR from the coding sequence TTGCACATTTTCCCTGACGCATCGGCTGTAGCGCGCGAACTCGCGCCCGACGAACCGGTTATTGTGAACCGCCCGCATGCTGCGGCGCGCGCTGCCCGATTCTTCGCAACGAAGTTTCCGGGAAAGTCGCTCTATGCGGTGAAGGCAAATCCGTCGCCGGACCTTGTTCAGATTCTCTGGGACAACGGCATCACGCATTACGATACGGCATCCATCGCGGAAATCCGCATGGTTCGTTCGGTGCTGCCGGATGCGACGCTGTGCTTCATGCACCCGGTGAAGACCGCCAGCGCTATCCGCGAGGCGTACTTCACGCACAACGTGCGTACTTTCAGCCTCGACACGCAGGAAGAGCTTGAGAAGATTCTCGAAGCGACTGCGGCTCAGGATGGTTCGTTCGCCAAGGATTTGCGTCTGTGCGTGCGTCTGCGTGTCAGCTCCGAGTATTCGGAACTGAGCCTGGCTTCGAAGTTCGGCATCGATCTGGCCGATGCAGGCGAACTCCTCCAGTCGACCCGTCAGGTCGCTGACTGGCTGGGCGTCTGCTTCCATGTGGGTTCGCAGGCGATGACACCCTTCGCCTATGTGCAGGCGCTTGAGCGCGCCCGCGCGGCGATCGCCGATGCCGGTGTCGTGATCGACATGATCGACGTGGGGGGCGGGTTCCCGTCGTCCTATCCGGGCATGGAGCCGCCGCCGCTCGAAGACTACTTCGCGATCATCCATCGCCACTTCGAGGCGCTGCCGATTGCCTATAACGCAGAGCTGTGGTGTGAGCCCGGTCGCGCGCTGTCGGCGGAGTACAACTCGCTGATCGTGAAGGTCGAAAAGCGTCGTGGTGACGAACTGTTCATCAATGACGGTGCCTATGGTGCGCTCTACGATGCGGCACATGTCGCATGGCGTTTTCCTGTGCGTCATATCGCTCGCAAGGCTGGCGATGTCGAAGCGGCGCTCGACGCTACGGACCTCAAGGACTTCTCCTTCTACGGTCCGACCTGCGACGATGCCGACTTCATGGAAGGCCCGTTCGTGCTTCCCGCCGGTATCAAGGCGGGAGACTGGATCGAGGTCGGCATGCTGGGCGCTTACGGTGCGGCGATGCGCACTGCGTTCAACGGCTTTGGGCAGGGCGATGTCGTGGTCACGACCGACGAGCCGATGGCCAGCCTTTATACGGGGCGTCCGGACCCCCGCGTTTCGGACAATGTCGTCTCATTGCGCTGA